GGTGGCTGCGAAGGATTGCTGTTTTGTCACACTGGGGGCAGTCcgttgacaaagcatcaattttgggctgtgacgtcaaaggctttagccttgttgtgtttgtctggattgaggtttggtacccattccttcagaattggtgcagcctctacggctgctgccttgggttatcctacttcgtccattcaaCGCCTGGGCCATTGGCGTTCTCAGacttacaaaggttatattcgccctttgctccgctaataagttttggttaggagctggggtattttgaggtttgggttgtataacttgtctgtttcttccttttagatgctgttgttcctggccggaggagcagatttctcatctgcgggcacagttatgtgttttgggcggcacatcaagctcggagaactgttgttggctctcagctggggctcagcaaacatgtcgtgatagaatggagggggcaccggggtcttcagtggcctggcttgcttccccttttgtttcatgggtctgggggccctcctccgcaggtattgattgttcacctgggagggaatgatctcgggctgattaagggcaaggcgttgatcttgcaggcccaagatgatttcaggtacataaggaacagatggcctggtaccattatagtttggtcagccatgattccacgcttggtgtggcgcagtgcctggaatccagaggggttagaaagggctcgttaccgagcgaataaggaaattcgcaaggttctggagggtggtttgggccactatttgccccatccggatatttctaaggaatgtcccaacctctacagaggggatggtgtgcgtctctcggaaaagggtaatatgcttttcctgagggatttacTGCAAGGGCTCGTGTTGGCTTTGGGCGTgagtgctaagccctaagtagagacttggtcttagttgtggcaggttttacggggtttatggcaccatgcggcctggggaggaccggttagcctctcccttttggggagttaggggtctggcaggatcaacctttggtgtggcccgaggtatgtgaatgcagactgtcctggagactcgataggatgggtgcctttcgctaagactcgcgtctggtgtttgggccctccggtgtgagcctccctgctgggcctgcctaatgggagctgtggctcacagctccggctggggggccgggtctctcgcccgctgaaaaaggcaggggagcagtctgaggagacccctgtccctgacctggccgcagttcggttgcccttgccgttgctggttattttaataaaagtggcccatagtttcaccaatctaattgtgtccgtctctttattccgacttggggggcaattctttttctttttccaggATGTTgacaaagaaaggcaatattCTACAGAATAGCACAGCAGCAGTTGAATTCATCCTTCTTAGTTTTTCTGATGAGCCCAACTTGCAAAGCATATTGTTTTCTACTTTTCTAGTGATCTACATCAGCATTCTGGCAGGAAATTCCATCATCATTCTCCACATATTGGTCGATCCTACCCTTCACACCCCCATGTATTTCTTTCTGAGAAACCTGTCCTTTTTGGAGATCTGTTGCGCATCAGTCAATGTCCCCAAGATGCTTGAGAATCTTCTGTCTGGGAACAAGTCCAGCTCTTTCCTAGGatgtactgtacagacctatttTGATTTCTTTCTCGGTGGCTCTGAGTGTTTCCTCCTGGCTTTCATGGCCTATGATCACTATGTTGCCATTTGTAGACCTCTGCACTACCCTGTCCTTATGAACAGAAAAGTGTGCATGAGTCTAGCTGTGGCATTTTAGTAAAGTGGCTTTTTTATGTCCTTAAGTCACACCAGTATGGTATTTaccatgtccttttgtgattcaaaTGAGATTAACCATTTCTTCTGGGACATCCCCCCATTACTGAAATTGGTTTGTGGGGACACTTCCAGGACTGAAATTGCTGAGTTCGTAGTGGCTATGGTATTTGGAACTCTTCCTTTCCTCATGATCTTAATGTCTTATGCTGGTATCATTGCCACCATTCTGGAAATTTCTTCTGCAGAAAGACAGACTGCAGCTCccaaccagaggcaggctgcacagccttgtctctgaGGGacgttttgccccttcgtaaggacGAGTGGGCCGAGCATTATGGGAAGTGAGGGCGAAGCAGGCACGCTTTAATGGCTGTCTCCACCGCTGCCTCCCAGTCGTCGCCTTGTGCTCGGGGAGTGGAGAGCTTGGATGAGCTCCTCCTGTCTGGCCCGGCACGGGGCCTTTTGGCACATTGGTTTTTGTGCTGCGGCTGTGATCCCTCGGCTGAGCTTCAGAGAAGGGCCTGTAGCTCAGTTGTGGCGGTTTGCTAGTGGCCGCAGCTGCTTTTGGGCATCGAGAGATAGAGAGCACCCGGTTTTTGGCTGCGTGGAGGTGGCAGGAATGCTTTTTGGCACGgtggtttgctgctggctgggttctttagctcagccagtgttttttctctgccttttcccggGGATTGTTCAccctctgtagctgggaa
The sequence above is a segment of the Heteronotia binoei isolate CCM8104 ecotype False Entrance Well chromosome 15, APGP_CSIRO_Hbin_v1, whole genome shotgun sequence genome. Coding sequences within it:
- the LOC132583566 gene encoding LOW QUALITY PROTEIN: olfactory receptor 10A5-like (The sequence of the model RefSeq protein was modified relative to this genomic sequence to represent the inferred CDS: substituted 2 bases at 2 genomic stop codons) → MLTKKGNILQNSTAAVEFILLSFSDEPNLQSILFSTFLVIYISILAGNSIIILHILVDPTLHTPMYFFLRNLSFLEICCASVNVPKMLENLLSGNKSSSFLGCTVQTYFDFFLGGSECFLLAFMAYDHYVAICRPLHYPVLMNRKVCMSLAVAFXXSGFFMSLSHTSMVFTMSFCDSNEINHFFWDIPPLLKLVCGDTSRTEIAEFVVAMVFGTLPFLMILMSYAGIIATILEISSAERQTAAPNQRQAAQPCL